The window AGGCTACGGATACGACGAGTGATTTATATAACCATTTTTTCATTCGCTCCACCTACTTAATATATGTATAATTTAGAAACATGCTCTCCTAATTATATACGAATAATGGAAGAAAAGGTTTCATCTTTTTTCTATTCATTGTACAATAATGAAGAATCTAATGTACGTTGTTTAAAGGAGGTTAGTTTTAATGGACACTTCAATCGTAATCGGTCTTGGCTTACTTTTAATGTTAGGTTACATGACTTCTTTATGCTTCACGGACTAATTATATCTTTTATTTTTCGCCACTCAATTTCGAATTGGGTGGTTTTTCTTTTGCTTGAATTTTAATATTAAGTGCAACACCCACGGCGAAATAAAAAAAGTCCCCTAACGCCCTCGTGTAAAATGCAGTTACCACACAACATTTGAACATAGGAAACGTTATGAGCTACTCGTATATTACTATAACCAAACGTGCAAAATATGGACATTAGGTGATCCAGGCTAATCAATGAGAAAAATTACGAATCAATTAAATTGACAACCATCTACCATATTATATGGATTGAGAAAACATGCTAATTGTGCTGAAGAAGCACATGTTCGTTACAAATCCATCAAACTGAATTGTAGTTCGATTTTCTAATTGACACTTGAGTTAACAGAAGCTGTTCAAGAATAATTGGGTGCAACTTGGATACCCGAACAGATTATCGGTCGTATGTATAAAGAGAAATTGAAGTTTAAAACCATCTACTCCCTGTATTTATGAAGGCTTACTAGTTGTGCCTTTGACGGTATTTCGTCAAAAAGGTAAACACCTGAAACTGTGTGAAATATTTAGTCATAAGGAGAGTTGGATACGGTGTTTTCTGGACGTGATCAAGCAAAGGAGGATGTAGCCACTTTCATTGGACGAAAAATATGCTGGGATAATAGGGGTCCTGATTCCAGATCTATCGATAAAATCAATGAAATCAAACTCTGTGGAAATTGGCTGAAGCTCTATGTTCGTAATGTTTTTAGGATTAGCCCGAAAATCCCGTCATTTTACATGAGGGATTTCTCTTTACGTAAAAAGTATGTGTTATAACTAACATTTTACTAGAGAATCCCTCTTTTATAATGTATTTCTATTGGAATAAATTAGTTAATCAGCAGACCTAACTTATTCATTTAATGTTGCGGGATTCGTTTTATTTTGAGACTTTGCCTTATTTTCACCCGTATTTTGCTTTTTCGCCTGATTATTCTTTCCAATTACACCTAAATCATCAGGACTAATGTCGTACCCGTAACCAAACTCTTCTCGACCTACCTTTTTTTTACCTCGATTATCTTTTGTCAAAAATATCACCTCCATAAAATAGATTAGCCATTTAGCGAAAATCTATACTTAAGCGATACCAATTAACAAAACAGAAAAGCAAATATGAGGGATTACTATTGGAATTAATTTAATAATTTGTAGCTACGGTGTTCTAAAATAGCATTTAACCTGTTTTACAAGTAAACTGCAGTCTAACCCTACACACCTCTGCCTATTACTCTCTAAAAATAGTCCCTTTTAAATTGGACAAGGGGCACCTTCAATTAAGAAGGCACCCCTTTAGTATTTGATAGATAGTTTTATAAATAAATCAAAGTCTCAACCCGATCATCCGGGGAATTTATCTATTATTAGAAGCCTATAGCTCCTGTTTTAACCGCGGTAAAATTCTACTAATTTTTTCTAACTTAAGCAACATAGTCCCAACCTGCTACTATGTCCTTGCAGCCCTTTAGCATGCGCCAGTGTGAAAAAGTATCTTCAAAAACACTAGTGGAACGCCAATTTATATATACTACTATCTAAAATAACATAATTAAATCATAGCATAGGTGTTGACATTTGTAAAACCGATTGCCTGGCTATGCATTTTTTACACAATCCGCTATACTAATAGCAATTATGTCTTTGACGTAAATTCGTCCAGATTTCGACTAAAAGGAGCTACATCATCATGACTGAAGTAGAAACAGATCTTTCCATCCAAATGAAGCGTATGGCCATTGCGGTCATTAATATGGAGCAAAACCGCTTTATGGCCGCGCAAAACACGATGGATTTATCCACACTTGAACAAGACGTCTATACACAATTTTTCGAACAATATATTGATGCGACATTGAATAGTCCGAAGTCCGTTGCGTGCAAATTTTTAGATTCGGATAATGATATTTTAACAAAGATGAATCGTTACATCGAATATCCAGATGACACGCATTTTTTATCGCTTACGAATGATTTATCCAATAAGCTATTCCAAATTATGCAAAATGTTTCGAGCAGTAATGGCTCAGTTTTCGTCGCTCATGTGGAATTAATTGGAGAGCAGTACTTACTTTTCCTGAAAATCGACCCACAGGATGCGGTGCAAATTGATTTGGAAACACGAGATTTAAAAACGATTGAAAATATTTTACCAGATGCCTTTAGCCGCGTTCAAAAATGTGCCCTTATTCGCATGGACTACAATGCCATGGAAGAAAACTTATATGTACTTGACAAACAATCCGACGGCGAACCTGCTAAATTTTTCATGGAAACCTTTTTACAGGCGACTCCCGTTGCAACGGATAAAAAGAAAACGAAGATGTTGATGAAGGAACTATATGAAACGATCCAACCTACATTAGCAGAGGACAAGGCACCTCTTTTACAAAAAGTAATTGATGAAGAATTTGAAAACGGTAGATACATCGAGTTAGAATCTTCCGTGCATTCGATTTATGAAGCGATCGCACCTGAGGAAGAGCGAGAAAGCTATGTCGCGCAGCATTCCAAAACATTTATCAACGAATTTACCGAACGAAATCCAAGTTTCACACCTAATTTTGAAGCGAAACGGGATGACTTACAAGTCGTGTATAAATCCGAAAATAATGAAATCGTTTTTAAATACGATAAAAGTCTGAATCAAATTGATATTCACCACGACCAAATAAGTGGTACGTACACAATCACGATTAAAAATTCAGATGATTTACAATTTGCTTTACGGAAAAATTAAACAAACTAAAGGCAGACACGTTAATTGAATCACGTGTCTGCCTTTTATTATTTGTGGTTTATTATTTTGATGTTAATGTAATAAATTCTTCAACATCTTTTTCGCATAACGCGATGCCTTTTAACCAGAATTCTTGCTTTGTAATGTCTTCGCCTAAATGTTTCATTGCTAAATCTTCCACAGTCATAACGGCTGTATCGCGTAATAATGCCATGTATTTTTCCTCGAATCCTTTACCCTCTTCTTTCGCTTTTGCATAAATGCTAAGTGAGAATAAGTAGCCAAATGTGTAAGGGAAGTTGTAAAATGGCACGCCTGTAATATAGAAATGCATTTTAGATGCCCAGAAATGTGGATGCGTTTCGCCTAATCCACCAGCATGTGCTTCAATTTGCGCTTCTTCCATTAAGGTATTTAATTGCTTTGAAGAAACCATCCCTTTTTTGCGTTCCTCATAGAAGCGTGTTTCGAATAAGAAACGTGCATGAATGTTCATTAAAAACGCTACAGAGCTTTGTACTTTATCTTCCAATAATGCAATTTTTTCTTGCTCATTTGCTGCTTCTTGTACCGCTGCATCGGACACGATCATTTCTGCAAATGTCGACGCTGTTTCAGCTACGTTCATAGCATAACGGCGATTTAATGGGTGCACAGGACGTAGTGCATACGTATGGAAGCCATGGCCAAGTTCATGTGCTAATGTTGAAACGTTTGACATTGTTCCAGAATATGTCATGAAAATACGGGATTGATCGGATAATGGCATGCCTGTACAGAAGCCACCAGCTCCTTTATTATCACGGTCCTCTGCTTCAATCCAACCATCTTCGAATGCCGTACGTGCAAAAGATTCCATTTCCGTACCGAAACGACCGAAATGTTTTAAAATGAACTCAGAACCTTCTTGATAGCTAACTTTCGTCGTTGAATCCGTTACTGGTGCATCGAAATCAAACCAATCTAGCTTTTCTTGTCCTAAAAGTGATGCTTTATGTGTTAAATAGTTTGCAAAAGTCGCTTTACGAGAAGTAATCGCGCCCCACATTGCATCGAGTGTATCTTGCTTCATACGGCTATATTGTAGCGGCTCCTGTAAAACCGAATCCCAGCCGCGCTTTTTATAAACCGCTAGACGGAAGCCTGCCAGATGGTTAATCGTTTTCGCAAAAACTTCCTCACGCTCAGTAAACACTTTTTCTAATGCTTCAAACGCCGCTTTACGTACATTGCGATCCGCATGGCCACTTAAATTATTCGCCTGTCCAACCGAAAGTAATTTCAGTTCACCATCTACTTCTACCTCTACTTTAATATCACCAATTAACATAGTATACATTTGGCCCCAAGCGGTATAACCGTCCACACCTAATGCAGAGATGAGCGCTTCCTCTTCCTCAGATAATGACAATTTCGATTTATCGCGCCACTCCGTTAAAATAAAGGCAAATGGTGAAAGCTCTTCTGTTGCAAGTAATTGATCAAATACTGATTGCTCGATTTGACCTAATTTTTGATTGAAGCTTTCTAAAATTGGAGAGAAATTCGCTGCTACTCCAGATAATTGACCTTGTAATAACACCGCTTCACGGTCAGTTGTATCTTGAGAAGTTAAGCATGAAAGAACTGCACCCGCTTGAGAAACATGCATGAATGCTTCTTTAATTTCTTCTAAAATGGCAGCTATTTCACCCGCAGCATCTGTTGATTTTGGCAAATCAAATTGCGCCACTTTTTCTGTTAATTGCTCAAATCTCGGTGTTAAATTTTCAATATGTTGCTTTAATTCAGGGGACGCACTTCCACCCGGAAAGAATACATCTAAATCCCATACTTCTTGATATTTTACGTTTTTCATAAAAAACACGCCTCACTTTCAGAATAATAGTACAATTCCTATTTTACTAAATTCTTTGCGTGTTTGTATAGAAGTATTTCGATAATAGAAATAAAATTGAGTTAGAGACTTTATTTTAAACCTATTGCTGATGAACTGAAGTTTCCACCTTTTCCTTTCGTTTATTAGCATTGATATTTACAAATTAGAATGCGAAAGTTGAGTTAATAAGGTATGATTATTATGTTTTAATTTAGGGATAAAGATGAAAAGGAGGAAATATAAGGTGAATTTTACACAATCAATAAACACACAAGTAACGGATGATTTAGTTGTTCAAGCAATTGAACGTAACGTAGCTATTATCCGCTTTGATATGGATCGAAAAGTGGCCTATGTGAATGAACTCTTTGCGAAAACGATGGGCTATACAGTCGAAGAAATGATAGGGAAACACCATAAGGAATTTTGCTTCCCCAATTTTGTTCAAAGTGCAACCTATGAACAGTTCTGGCGTAGCTTAACCGCTGGTAAAAGTTATCAAGATAAAATTGAACGAATGGATGCATTTGGGAATCACATTTGGCTTGAAGCTACTTATATGCCCGTTTTTGCGAATAATTCAAAAAAAGTGATTGGCGTATCTAAAATCGCAACAAATATAACAGAACGACAAAACACAATTATTAATGTTGCCGATGATTTGAAGCAAATGTCTAAACAACTTTATTGTCGTTCAGAGGCAGGCATAAAAAATAGTGAAGATTTACTTGGAACAATTCAACAAATTTCTAGAGAGTCTGAGGAAAACGTAAAAAATTTGGCACAGTTACAAAGGAATGCTGAATCTATTAAAGGTATTGTCAAGACGATTCAAGAAATTGCATCTCAAACAAATTTGCTAGCATTAAATGCAGCTATTGAAGCAGCAAGGGCAGGTGAATATGGACGAGGTTTTGATGTTGTAGCAAAAGAGGTTAGAAAACTTTCAGTAAGAGTTGAGCAATCTATCTCAGAAGTGAAAGATAATATAGAGGGCATAGTAGATGAAATAGGACAAGTTTCCGATAATATTACACGTTTATCTGACAAGGTCGAGAAAACGAATGTGCAAATTAATATTACAACAAGAGACTTTGTTGAAATCGCTTCTGCTGCAGAGGAATTAGATGATCGTTCCAATCGATTTATAGAAATAGTTTAACTTGCTTAAGTAGACGTCTCTTATCGATATGTACAATACTGATTATTAATACGTGAAAATTAGCCAATTATGACATGGCATAATCAAGAAGAAATATGAGGTATTTTGGCACTGTCTGATAAAAACTATTTACAACAATATCACTCGAAATTGAAAATGCCTAAACGCTGTTAAATCAACGTTTAGACATTTTTAATTTTAGCGCCTTAGTTTTAAATAACTAGTAAAAACATAATCTTAGAAAGAGCATTTCGCAAAATAGGAAGCTTCCCCGGTCTATATGGTGATGCGATTGCCCCCTACTTATAAATCATTGACTATAATATTGGCGAAATTAATCGAGATACAGCTTCACGGATTTTTGTCCAATTGCTACGATTTTCATAACGCTCGGTTGTCATCTCAAAGCTATTTTGTTGATCTTTTTCAAAAAGAGTTCGGCATTTAATAGCAAGTTCTTCATCAAATAAAATCGCATTAATTTCAAAATTTAAGCTAAAACTGCGCACGTCGATATTCGCTGTGCCAATTGTCGTAATTTCATCGTCAATAACCATCATTTTTGCATGGAGGAACCCTTTTTCATAGCGGAATATGCGTCCACCGAATTTTAGCATTTCCCCACCATAAGCCGAGTTAGCGCCGTAAACGAAAGGATGATCGGTTACAGCAGGTGTCATAATGCGCACATCCACTCCTGAAGAAGCAGCAATTTGAATCGCATGTAAAAAGGCTTCATCTGGAACAAAATACGGCGATTGAATGTAAATATACCGTTTCGCACTTAAAATCATTCGAATATAACTATTTTTGATCGACTCACATTCCGTATCGGGTCCACTTGAAACAATTTGAACCGGCAACAAATTTTCCACTTCAAACGTTGGGAAATACTTCAAATCCGCTTCCTCAATCATTTCATTACGTGCTTGATGCCAGTCAAAAATAAAGTGAGCCTGCATGCTGTAAACGGAATGACCTTTAATTTTTAAATGCGTATCCCGCCAATATCCGATTTTTTCGTTCAGGCACGCATATTCCTCTCCCACATTAAACCCACCAATATAGCCAATTTGCCCATCAATAATAACAAGCTTGCGATGATTTCGGAAATTAATTCGGGGATTTAATAAAGTGAAATATGAGGAGAAAAAGGCTTCTACTTCTCCACCAGCATCTATTAACGCCTGAAAATGCTTTTTCTCTAATTCTCGCGAGCCTAAATCATCGTAAATTACTTTCACTTCGACCCCTTGCTGCGCTTTCAATACGAGGGCATCATATATACTTTTTCCAATCTGATCCATTTTAAAAATATAATATTGCATATGGATGGACTCTTTTGCTTGCTCAATGTCTTTTATTAAGGCATCAAACTTGTCCTTCCCTTCTGATAAGATATCCACCTCATTATGTGTGCTTAATAGCGCCTGATTGTAATCGACATTCATTTGAATTAATTGCTGGTGTTCTTTTGTCACCGCATTTGGAAATTCAAATGCTTTATCATGTAATTGTTGTAGCTGCTCTTTGAATACAGGTAATGATTCATTTTGATTAAACGTCATCCACCGTACAAAATGCTTTTTTCGTAAATTCCGACCGAACAATAAATACAACATAAAGCCGACAATAGGAATGAAAAATAGGATTAATAACCATGCCCATGCAGATGATGGACTTTTACGACTAATAAATACGACCAAAAGTGCGAATAAAAAGTTTAAAATGTAAATCGAAATTGTAAAAATACCAACGAACGTCATTTTTTTCCTCCAATTCTATCCATATACACCTTTTACAAATCCAGTTAAAATAATGCTTCATTGTAAGTTCTGTGTATGGATTCTAAATATTCCAGGCTGAACTTTTCGTCAATCGCCTGAAAGCTACTTTCAAATAAAAACCACCCACCTTTTATTTGGTAGGCGATTTTTAATTCATCCCGGCTTTAACTCCAACCGTTCTCAAGTTTGGACTTTTTGAATGAATGGATGAGTAAAAAACGTTGGAAACCTTTCGAAGCATTTACTGCTTTTACCGATGCCTGTTCAAAACGTTGCTGTTCTTTTTTCGCTAAAGCCAGTTCTGCCTCAACCGCATATTTCATCCACTCGCGTTTCAAATCATACTCAGCCAGTTGCTCTTCATTTCCTTGCACCGCAGCGATTATTGCTTTCCCAAATGTTCTTAGTTGTGCATTCTTCAGCTTCTCCGCAAATTCACTTGCTCGTTTATAGTCTGCTAATAAAATCGCTCGGTTCATCTCAAACGTATTTTGCATAGATGGCTGTTTATAATGGGCAATCACATCATCCATCGCTGCCAGTTCCTCTCCTTTTGTTCCATTTTCCAATGTAAGCATGTATTTCATAAATGGATCTTTTTTATGATTTTCTATGTATTTTTTAACCTGCTTCATATTCGTTGAAAAATATGCTTTATATAACATATTGGCAATAGAAAGCAGCCCTATAGCGACAATAAATGCCACGCATAAACCAAATGGCAGATTAAATACAACTGATGCAATTCCAACTACAAGCCCTAATAAAATAACTTGAAACCAATTTACCATCAAAAATTCCTCCATAATTAACTTGTTATTATATTATAAACTCTGTCGGGATAAATTACATAAAAAATCAAAAATTCCTACTAAATTTACGTATTGAAAAAAGATGTTTTCAAAATTTCTCTTGAAAACATCCTCTCATTCATTTTATGTCATTGAAAGCGGCCTACTTCTGTTTTTTCAACCCTTTCGAAATTTGCTTCCACTTTCTTTTTTCTGTTAATTGGGCAGCAACATTTGTTTTCTTTTCGATGTAAGCAGCCTCTTTTTGTAATTTGAAATAGTTTTTTAATCGGGATTCCTCTAATATTCCTTCATTAATTGCTTGAAGCACCGCGCAATGGGGTTCGTTTTTATGTGTGCAATCACGGTATCGGCACTTATGAGCAAGCTCCTCAATATCAGAAAAGCTCGCCTGTATGCTATCGCCTTGATCCCATAGTTGCAACTCACGCATTCCAGGTGTATCAATTAAGCACGCACCACTTGGTAAAACGACTAACTCCCGATGCGTTGTTGTGTGGCGCCCTTTC is drawn from Solibacillus sp. R5-41 and contains these coding sequences:
- a CDS encoding M3 family oligoendopeptidase, giving the protein MKNVKYQEVWDLDVFFPGGSASPELKQHIENLTPRFEQLTEKVAQFDLPKSTDAAGEIAAILEEIKEAFMHVSQAGAVLSCLTSQDTTDREAVLLQGQLSGVAANFSPILESFNQKLGQIEQSVFDQLLATEELSPFAFILTEWRDKSKLSLSEEEEALISALGVDGYTAWGQMYTMLIGDIKVEVEVDGELKLLSVGQANNLSGHADRNVRKAAFEALEKVFTEREEVFAKTINHLAGFRLAVYKKRGWDSVLQEPLQYSRMKQDTLDAMWGAITSRKATFANYLTHKASLLGQEKLDWFDFDAPVTDSTTKVSYQEGSEFILKHFGRFGTEMESFARTAFEDGWIEAEDRDNKGAGGFCTGMPLSDQSRIFMTYSGTMSNVSTLAHELGHGFHTYALRPVHPLNRRYAMNVAETASTFAEMIVSDAAVQEAANEQEKIALLEDKVQSSVAFLMNIHARFLFETRFYEERKKGMVSSKQLNTLMEEAQIEAHAGGLGETHPHFWASKMHFYITGVPFYNFPYTFGYLFSLSIYAKAKEEGKGFEEKYMALLRDTAVMTVEDLAMKHLGEDITKQEFWLKGIALCEKDVEEFITLTSK
- a CDS encoding nucleoid-associated protein, whose product is MTEVETDLSIQMKRMAIAVINMEQNRFMAAQNTMDLSTLEQDVYTQFFEQYIDATLNSPKSVACKFLDSDNDILTKMNRYIEYPDDTHFLSLTNDLSNKLFQIMQNVSSSNGSVFVAHVELIGEQYLLFLKIDPQDAVQIDLETRDLKTIENILPDAFSRVQKCALIRMDYNAMEENLYVLDKQSDGEPAKFFMETFLQATPVATDKKKTKMLMKELYETIQPTLAEDKAPLLQKVIDEEFENGRYIELESSVHSIYEAIAPEEERESYVAQHSKTFINEFTERNPSFTPNFEAKRDDLQVVYKSENNEIVFKYDKSLNQIDIHHDQISGTYTITIKNSDDLQFALRKN
- the cls gene encoding cardiolipin synthase, with amino-acid sequence MTFVGIFTISIYILNFLFALLVVFISRKSPSSAWAWLLILFFIPIVGFMLYLLFGRNLRKKHFVRWMTFNQNESLPVFKEQLQQLHDKAFEFPNAVTKEHQQLIQMNVDYNQALLSTHNEVDILSEGKDKFDALIKDIEQAKESIHMQYYIFKMDQIGKSIYDALVLKAQQGVEVKVIYDDLGSRELEKKHFQALIDAGGEVEAFFSSYFTLLNPRINFRNHRKLVIIDGQIGYIGGFNVGEEYACLNEKIGYWRDTHLKIKGHSVYSMQAHFIFDWHQARNEMIEEADLKYFPTFEVENLLPVQIVSSGPDTECESIKNSYIRMILSAKRYIYIQSPYFVPDEAFLHAIQIAASSGVDVRIMTPAVTDHPFVYGANSAYGGEMLKFGGRIFRYEKGFLHAKMMVIDDEITTIGTANIDVRSFSLNFEINAILFDEELAIKCRTLFEKDQQNSFEMTTERYENRSNWTKIREAVSRLISPIL
- a CDS encoding methyl-accepting chemotaxis protein, with translation MNFTQSINTQVTDDLVVQAIERNVAIIRFDMDRKVAYVNELFAKTMGYTVEEMIGKHHKEFCFPNFVQSATYEQFWRSLTAGKSYQDKIERMDAFGNHIWLEATYMPVFANNSKKVIGVSKIATNITERQNTIINVADDLKQMSKQLYCRSEAGIKNSEDLLGTIQQISRESEENVKNLAQLQRNAESIKGIVKTIQEIASQTNLLALNAAIEAARAGEYGRGFDVVAKEVRKLSVRVEQSISEVKDNIEGIVDEIGQVSDNITRLSDKVEKTNVQINITTRDFVEIASAAEELDDRSNRFIEIV